The genomic interval GCACGTCGTACTCCTGACCTGCGGCGGGAATCTGAGCAAACGCGTTGGCTCCGATGAGTCCGTATGGAATCATCATGAAGCCGAATAGGAACGTAAGCTGTTTGATTGAGTTTTTCATTTTGCCATTCGGGAAAGTGGAGAAACTGAATGTGGGGCTGTCCGTCGGCATCAGTTGAGAGATCAAACGGACGAACGATGGTGATTATACCGCCAACATCGCTGTGCCAACCCTTCGAAGCTCCGGCCGATGAAACCGGGTGCAGTTGGGAACGGGCCGTTTCGCCGCATCGGTCGGATCACCGAAGTGGTTTTCGGCGGGTTCAAACTGACCTCGGTCGATGCAACCGAGGAGAGTTGCGGCGTATGGCATTTCACATCGGCATTCATCGGCGAGATTCCGTCTGACCAAATTGAATGGGACCAATAGGACAAATGCGACCAATAAGACCCATCGATCCTAGAAGTCCCATAGGTCTCATCGATCGGATTTGCCAGATCTCTTCTCTCTCTGCCACTGAAGTTGGACAAACTTCTTTGTCAAGCGAAAAGCTGGCTGAATTGGCGCGGCCCTCTTGCCAGTCGATAATGCTTGGGAAAGGATCGTCCCAACATGCATGAAACCTCGCTTAGTCTACTCGAACGCCTTCGCCAGTCCTCAGAAAACGAGGCCTGGAATCGGTTAGCAGGTCTCTACACGCCGCTGATTCGGGCGTGGTTGCGACGATACGACGTTCAGGAGTGCGACGCGAACGACCTCGTTCAAGAAGTTTTGCTATCCGTATCCAAAGATCTCGGCAAGTTTGAGCATCGCGGGCATCCGGGCGCATTTCGTGGATGGCTGAAGGCGATTTTGATCAACCGGTTGAGGAAGTTTTGGCGAGCACGGGACCATCGTCCCCTGGCACGGGGCGACTCGGATATCGACGCTAGGCTGGCGCTATTGGACGACCCGGCTAGCGAAATGAGCCTGATCTGGAATCGCGAGCATGACCAATATGTCCTCCGGCAACTCCTGACGCTTGCGGAGCCGCATTTCGAGCCGAATACCTGGACGGCCTTCTGTAAGGTGGCATTGGAAGGAGCGAAACCGGATGTGGTAGCTCAGGAAATGGGAATTTCCTTGAACGCGGTCTGCCTCGCTAAGTCTCGTGTCACCAGGAGGTTACGCCAAGACTCGGCAGGCCTGATCGAATCGTCGTCAAGTTTTTTCACAAAGAGCTGACAAGATTTGTCGCGAGCGGGTCTTGGTCACTAGAAGCGATTCGTTCGGTCCGAACGAAGCCTGCAACGCTGAATCGTTGACCAACATCAAAGCGTTGTGTGTCCACGACAGAGCTGTTATCCGAGAGATGTCCCATGCCGAAACTTACCGACCACCCGAGCCGAGAAGAATTGAGTGCCTACAGCCTTGGGCAATTGCCGGAGGAAAGAGCGGTCACTATCGACAGTCACATCATCGCATGCGAGCCTTGCTGCGAGACGATCGTTGAACTGTCATCCGAAGACACATTCGCAGGCTTGTTGCAAGAAGCTGGCCGATTGCCGACGGATCAGACGGCTGATCACGACAGTGCAACTGCAAACTCGGCTTCATTCGACGATATCCCTCAACCTCTGAGCGAACATCCGCGTTACGAGGTTATGAGTCTGATCGGCAAAGGTGGCATGGGCGACGTGTATCTGGCTCGCCACCGTAAAATGGAACGTACCGTGGCACTGAAGGTAATCAATCGCGGTCTGGTCCGAA from Stieleria varia carries:
- a CDS encoding RNA polymerase sigma factor, which translates into the protein MHETSLSLLERLRQSSENEAWNRLAGLYTPLIRAWLRRYDVQECDANDLVQEVLLSVSKDLGKFEHRGHPGAFRGWLKAILINRLRKFWRARDHRPLARGDSDIDARLALLDDPASEMSLIWNREHDQYVLRQLLTLAEPHFEPNTWTAFCKVALEGAKPDVVAQEMGISLNAVCLAKSRVTRRLRQDSAGLIESSSSFFTKS